A single Natrinema pellirubrum DSM 15624 DNA region contains:
- a CDS encoding nicotinamide-nucleotide adenylyltransferase, whose product MTRGFYIGRFQPFHNGHLNMVKQIAEDVDELVLGIGSADDSHTVRNPFTAGERIMMITKSLVEYDLVTYAVPIEDLERNSVWVSHVQSMSPDFDIAYSNNPLVIQLFREAGIEIRQSPMFNRDVLEGSEVRERMITDGDWQSLVPDAVVEVVEEMDGIERIQMVSDSDSNGD is encoded by the coding sequence ATGACTCGGGGGTTCTACATCGGTCGGTTCCAGCCGTTTCACAACGGCCATCTGAACATGGTCAAGCAGATCGCCGAAGACGTCGACGAACTCGTCCTCGGGATCGGTAGCGCCGACGACTCACACACCGTACGTAACCCGTTTACCGCGGGCGAACGCATCATGATGATCACGAAGTCGCTGGTCGAGTACGATCTGGTCACCTACGCCGTCCCGATCGAGGACTTAGAACGGAACTCGGTGTGGGTGAGCCACGTCCAGAGCATGAGCCCCGACTTCGACATCGCCTACTCGAACAATCCGCTGGTCATCCAACTCTTCCGGGAAGCCGGCATCGAGATCCGCCAGTCCCCGATGTTCAACCGCGACGTCTTGGAGGGGTCGGAGGTCCGCGAACGGATGATCACCGACGGCGACTGGCAGTCGCTCGTGCCCGACGCCGTCGTCGAGGTCGTCGAGGAGATGGACGGTATCGAACGGATTCAGATGGTCAGCGATTCGGACTCGAACGGGGACTGA
- a CDS encoding SAM hydrolase/SAM-dependent halogenase family protein — protein sequence MITLASDFGSPYPAAMKGVLLQRTDARLVDVAHDFPRQDVRTAAFWLREVLPYFPPATHLVVVDPGVGTDRDAIVLRAGDHTFVGPDNGVLVPAATRLAGSENLECYTVDEAALEPVEPTAPVESIDGESPQRPPGGRSNTFHGRDVFAPAAAAVHEADPAALDSLEWLEPTAIDVDLTLPTPTLDGERAVGEVLVVDGFGNAITNVPGSYLEGRARIVANGDAIPVGDTFAAVPAGERLATVGSHGYVELDVNRGRGDDAFGLAPGDRVVLEPEGGEKAA from the coding sequence ATGATCACGCTCGCGTCCGACTTCGGCTCGCCCTATCCCGCGGCGATGAAGGGCGTGCTGTTGCAACGCACCGATGCCCGGCTGGTCGACGTCGCACACGATTTCCCCCGACAGGACGTCCGTACGGCCGCCTTCTGGCTCCGAGAAGTACTGCCCTATTTTCCGCCGGCGACCCATCTGGTCGTCGTCGACCCCGGCGTCGGAACCGACCGCGACGCGATCGTTCTCCGTGCGGGCGATCACACGTTCGTCGGCCCCGACAACGGCGTCTTGGTCCCCGCAGCGACCCGACTCGCCGGATCCGAGAACCTCGAGTGCTACACCGTCGACGAGGCGGCGCTCGAGCCGGTCGAACCGACTGCACCCGTCGAGTCGATCGACGGTGAGAGCCCACAGCGACCGCCGGGTGGCCGGAGCAACACGTTCCACGGTCGGGACGTCTTCGCGCCCGCGGCCGCCGCCGTCCACGAGGCCGATCCGGCGGCGCTGGACTCGCTCGAGTGGCTCGAACCGACGGCGATCGATGTCGACCTGACGTTGCCGACGCCGACGCTGGACGGCGAGCGGGCGGTCGGCGAGGTGCTGGTGGTCGACGGCTTCGGGAACGCCATTACGAACGTCCCGGGCTCCTATCTCGAGGGCCGAGCGCGGATCGTCGCGAACGGCGATGCGATCCCGGTCGGCGACACGTTCGCCGCGGTGCCGGCGGGTGAGCGACTCGCGACCGTCGGGAGCCACGGCTACGTCGAACTCGACGTCAACCGCGGCCGCGGTGACGACGCGTTCGGCCTCGCACCCGGCGATCGGGTGGTCCTCGAGCCCGAAGGCGGCGAGAAAGCGGCGTAG
- a CDS encoding HalOD1 output domain-containing protein — MSGTAPRDTLTPIGDTDGRTVYYDEDRGTYHTWCDDRAYEPVSTALLMTVSSVLGVEPDDLEALSECIDPDALNALFVHWRGDEPRIGDGSVSFTFSQCAVTVYADGEVVIDPARQRPRPADD; from the coding sequence ATGTCCGGAACCGCTCCGCGAGACACCCTGACGCCGATCGGTGACACTGACGGTCGGACGGTCTACTACGACGAGGACCGCGGGACCTACCACACGTGGTGTGACGACCGCGCCTATGAACCGGTGAGTACGGCCCTGCTCATGACCGTCTCGTCGGTCCTCGGCGTCGAGCCCGACGATCTCGAGGCGCTTTCGGAGTGTATCGATCCGGACGCACTCAACGCCCTGTTCGTCCACTGGCGGGGCGACGAGCCACGGATCGGCGACGGCTCGGTGTCGTTTACGTTCTCACAGTGTGCCGTGACGGTGTATGCCGACGGCGAGGTCGTAATCGATCCGGCGCGACAGCGGCCGCGGCCGGCCGATGACTGA
- the thsA gene encoding thermosome subunit alpha: MFIMSEDSQRTQGRDAQSSNIMAGKAVAESVRTTLGPRGMDKMLVDSGGDVVITNDGATILNEMDIEHPAAQMIVEVSDTQEEEVGDGTTTAAVLAGNLLGEAEDLIEQDVHATTIVEGYHEAAEIALEAIDEQVNEADVDDEILRQVAESCMTGKGTGGLTAESLAETVVEAIRHVDTDEGVARDNVTVHTQIGASSNATELVPGIVVDEEPAHDGMPSAVEDASIAILDVELDVRTGDVDAEYAIDSIDQLNAAIDAEEGELEGYAEAVADSGADVVFTTEDVNDRVANALANEDVLVFEGLGDSDARQVASATGARRVGDLDDLEDEDLGSADRIRTENFGDDDLAFVEGGAAAETVTVFVRGGTEHVVDELERAIGDALDVVATALESGEVVPGAGATEIAIADKVREEAAGIEGRKQLAVTAFADAVDIVPRTLAANTGRDPIDALVDLRAAHDSEGRAGLITDGDEVTIDDPFEYGVVDPADVKREAVESATEAATMIARIDDVIAAE; this comes from the coding sequence ATGTTCATTATGAGCGAGGATAGTCAGCGAACGCAGGGTCGGGACGCCCAGTCGTCCAACATCATGGCCGGCAAGGCCGTGGCCGAGTCGGTACGTACCACACTCGGACCCCGCGGTATGGACAAGATGCTCGTCGACTCCGGCGGGGACGTCGTCATCACCAACGACGGCGCGACCATTCTCAACGAGATGGACATCGAACACCCCGCGGCCCAGATGATCGTCGAAGTCTCCGACACCCAGGAGGAGGAAGTCGGCGACGGAACGACCACCGCCGCGGTACTGGCCGGCAACCTGCTTGGCGAGGCCGAGGACCTGATCGAACAGGACGTCCACGCGACGACGATCGTCGAGGGCTACCACGAGGCCGCCGAAATCGCCCTCGAGGCGATCGACGAGCAGGTCAACGAGGCCGACGTCGACGATGAAATCCTCCGACAGGTCGCCGAGTCGTGCATGACCGGCAAGGGTACCGGCGGACTCACCGCCGAGTCCCTGGCCGAGACCGTCGTCGAGGCGATCCGCCACGTCGACACGGACGAGGGCGTCGCCCGCGACAACGTCACCGTTCACACCCAGATCGGTGCCTCCTCGAACGCGACCGAACTCGTCCCCGGGATCGTCGTCGACGAGGAGCCCGCCCACGACGGCATGCCGAGCGCGGTCGAAGACGCGTCGATCGCCATCCTGGACGTCGAACTCGACGTCCGGACCGGCGACGTCGACGCCGAGTACGCCATCGACTCGATCGACCAGCTCAACGCCGCCATCGACGCCGAAGAGGGCGAACTCGAGGGCTATGCCGAGGCCGTCGCCGACAGCGGGGCCGACGTCGTCTTCACCACCGAAGACGTCAACGACCGCGTCGCGAACGCGCTGGCAAACGAGGACGTTCTCGTCTTCGAAGGGCTGGGCGACAGCGACGCACGACAGGTCGCCTCCGCGACCGGCGCACGCCGCGTCGGCGACCTCGACGACCTCGAGGACGAGGATCTCGGCTCCGCCGACCGGATCCGCACCGAGAACTTCGGCGACGACGACCTGGCGTTCGTCGAGGGCGGCGCGGCCGCCGAGACGGTCACCGTCTTCGTTCGCGGTGGCACCGAACACGTCGTCGACGAACTCGAGCGCGCTATCGGTGACGCACTCGACGTCGTCGCGACGGCGCTCGAGTCGGGCGAGGTCGTCCCCGGCGCGGGCGCGACCGAGATCGCGATCGCGGACAAGGTCCGCGAGGAAGCCGCCGGTATCGAGGGCCGTAAACAGCTCGCCGTGACGGCCTTCGCCGACGCGGTCGACATCGTCCCACGGACGCTCGCAGCCAACACCGGCCGCGATCCCATCGACGCGCTCGTGGACCTCCGTGCCGCCCACGACTCCGAGGGCCGTGCGGGCCTGATCACCGACGGTGACGAGGTCACGATCGACGATCCCTTCGAGTACGGCGTCGTCGACCCCGCCGACGTCAAGCGTGAGGCCGTCGAGAGCGCGACCGAGGCCGCGACGATGATCGCCCGTATCGACGACGTCATCGCCGCCGAGTAA
- a CDS encoding amidohydrolase family protein, translating to MLELEHGFRVVDVATRLPPADGMGVPSVPTITADRLEREMHQAGITGSVVFPPSLPETSYLAPNNGVARRSVDRPFVAFARINGTETPGRTTTDRLRNAVSGREDHHTSPSDVEKFAYDDRFHGFVLDPAVDDYPDEDVLAALEDVGLPVIVRGGVDAPPETLAETVLDRSFPVVVGRFGGHPLNRELMDEMIDLLDEYDDCYLETSFVRYREQLERAVLEHPDRVFFGSGAPACHPNVAVMEILTLDVSEDMLRRAFSKNACRVIDALAPEADAWN from the coding sequence ATGCTGGAGCTGGAACACGGGTTCCGCGTCGTCGACGTCGCGACGCGGCTGCCGCCGGCCGACGGGATGGGGGTGCCCAGCGTACCAACGATCACCGCGGATCGACTCGAGCGGGAGATGCATCAGGCGGGGATCACGGGATCGGTCGTCTTCCCGCCGTCGCTGCCGGAGACAAGCTATCTCGCGCCGAACAACGGCGTCGCCAGGCGGAGCGTCGACCGCCCGTTCGTCGCCTTCGCCCGGATCAACGGGACCGAAACGCCAGGACGGACGACCACCGACCGACTCCGCAATGCCGTCAGCGGCCGCGAGGACCACCACACCTCGCCGAGCGACGTCGAGAAGTTCGCCTACGACGACCGGTTTCACGGGTTCGTCCTCGATCCCGCCGTCGACGACTACCCCGACGAGGACGTGCTGGCGGCCCTCGAGGACGTCGGCCTCCCCGTGATCGTCCGCGGCGGCGTCGACGCGCCTCCCGAGACCCTCGCCGAAACGGTACTCGATCGGTCGTTCCCCGTCGTCGTCGGCCGCTTCGGCGGCCACCCGCTGAACCGCGAGTTGATGGACGAGATGATCGACCTCCTCGACGAGTACGACGACTGCTACCTCGAGACGAGTTTCGTCCGCTACCGCGAGCAACTCGAGCGCGCCGTCCTCGAGCATCCCGACCGCGTCTTCTTCGGCAGCGGTGCCCCGGCCTGTCACCCCAACGTCGCGGTCATGGAGATCCTCACGCTGGACGTCTCCGAGGACATGCTTCGCCGTGCGTTTTCGAAAAACGCCTGTCGCGTGATCGACGCGCTTGCGCCCGAGGCAGACGCCTGGAACTGA
- a CDS encoding GntP family permease, whose translation MLEGFPLVLLLAAAVAFIIVATAKLDLHAFLALLIAAYLTGLAAGLDPAEVASLVTDGFGGILGYIGIVIVAGTIIGTCLERSGAAIVIAETVLDYVGEEYTTQVMAITGSIVSIPVFCDSGFVILSGLNRSLAERSGLSLSTLGVALAGGLYVTHVFVPPTPGPIAAAGIIGADIGLVMLAGLIVSAPIVFVAATWADRVASNYHIDPNPEMTIEEIKSEYGSMPSRAASFAPLLVPIVLIALGSIAAYPEAENPELITGTLQRWLLFLGDPAVALIIGAFIAFAIVPDFTSDVTDEWVSDGIKNAAVILAVTGAGGAFGEVLSALPLENFITDTLGGLGIGLLAAFVVAAAMKSALGSSTVAILTTAGLVAPLLGSLGLDTEIGKVFTVLAIGAGSMTVSHANDSYFWIITEFTDMETSTAYQAWTLATLVLGLSSIVWIVVLRNVAGLAF comes from the coding sequence ATGCTCGAAGGATTTCCACTGGTACTGTTGCTCGCCGCGGCGGTGGCCTTTATTATCGTCGCCACGGCGAAGTTGGATCTGCACGCGTTCCTCGCACTGCTGATCGCCGCCTACCTGACCGGCCTCGCCGCGGGGCTCGATCCCGCGGAGGTCGCCTCACTCGTGACCGACGGCTTCGGCGGCATCCTCGGCTACATCGGGATCGTCATCGTCGCCGGGACGATCATCGGCACCTGCCTCGAGCGGTCGGGTGCCGCCATCGTCATCGCGGAGACGGTTCTTGACTACGTCGGAGAGGAGTACACCACGCAGGTGATGGCGATCACGGGAAGCATCGTCTCGATCCCGGTGTTCTGTGACTCCGGGTTCGTTATTCTCTCGGGCCTGAACCGGTCGCTCGCCGAGCGGTCGGGGCTCTCGCTGTCGACGCTCGGCGTCGCGCTCGCGGGCGGGCTCTACGTCACGCACGTCTTCGTGCCGCCGACGCCGGGCCCGATCGCCGCGGCCGGAATCATCGGCGCGGACATCGGCCTCGTCATGCTCGCGGGACTCATCGTCAGTGCCCCCATCGTCTTCGTCGCCGCGACGTGGGCCGACAGGGTCGCCTCGAACTACCACATCGACCCCAACCCCGAGATGACGATCGAGGAGATCAAGTCCGAGTACGGGTCGATGCCCTCGCGTGCGGCATCGTTCGCCCCGCTGCTCGTGCCGATCGTACTCATCGCGCTCGGCTCGATCGCCGCCTACCCCGAAGCGGAGAACCCGGAACTGATCACTGGAACGCTCCAGCGCTGGCTGCTGTTCCTCGGTGACCCCGCCGTCGCGCTGATCATCGGCGCGTTCATCGCCTTCGCGATCGTGCCCGACTTCACCAGCGACGTGACCGACGAGTGGGTCTCCGATGGGATCAAGAACGCCGCGGTCATCCTCGCGGTGACCGGCGCCGGCGGCGCGTTCGGCGAGGTCCTCTCGGCGCTGCCCCTCGAGAACTTCATCACCGACACGCTGGGCGGGCTCGGCATCGGCCTGCTCGCCGCGTTCGTCGTCGCCGCGGCGATGAAGTCCGCGCTCGGCTCCTCGACGGTCGCGATCCTGACGACGGCGGGGCTCGTCGCGCCGCTGCTTGGCTCGCTGGGCCTGGACACCGAGATCGGGAAGGTGTTCACCGTCCTTGCGATCGGGGCCGGCAGCATGACCGTCAGCCACGCCAACGACTCCTACTTCTGGATCATCACGGAGTTCACCGACATGGAGACGTCGACGGCCTACCAGGCCTGGACGCTCGCGACGCTGGTACTCGGCCTCTCGAGTATCGTCTGGATCGTCGTCCTCCGAAACGTCGCGGGACTGGCCTTCTAG
- a CDS encoding glycerate kinase type-2 family protein: MIEDRDRLASSEAREAALACVEAGIEAGRPRTVVREAVSLAGETLRVADATYDLSAYDEVRVLGGGNAAAHVAAALEGVLGDRLDGGVVVTDDPVETDRVTVREGDHPTPSERGVAGTRALLEAANAASEDTLVLAAITGGGSALMAAPAGDVSLSDLQSTTDALLESGADIGEINAVRKHLSALKGGRLARRAAPATVAGVILSDVVGNDLSVIASGPVAPDASTFDDALAVLERYGIDAPDAVRERLERGAAGEVAETPGPDDPAFERVSNHIVADGMTVLEAARDAAIERGYEPLVLSSRVRGEAREAATTHVAIAEEIRATGTPLEPPAVVLSGGETTVTVRGDGSGGPNQEFATSAALSLAERETDVAVAAVDTDGIDGATDAAGALVDRATVEDPDAARAALADNDVYPYLESRNGLVCTGPTGTNLNDLRVLVVR, translated from the coding sequence GTGATCGAGGACCGCGACCGACTCGCCTCGAGCGAGGCCCGCGAGGCCGCGCTCGCCTGCGTCGAGGCCGGCATCGAGGCGGGCCGTCCACGCACCGTCGTCCGCGAGGCCGTCTCGCTCGCGGGCGAAACCCTCCGCGTCGCCGACGCGACCTACGACCTCAGTGCGTACGACGAGGTCCGCGTCCTCGGCGGCGGTAACGCCGCGGCCCACGTCGCCGCGGCGCTCGAGGGCGTCTTGGGCGACCGGCTCGACGGGGGCGTGGTCGTCACTGACGACCCCGTCGAGACGGACCGGGTGACGGTCCGCGAGGGCGACCATCCGACACCGAGCGAGCGCGGGGTCGCGGGAACGCGGGCCCTGCTCGAGGCGGCCAACGCGGCGAGCGAGGACACGCTCGTGCTGGCGGCGATCACCGGCGGCGGGAGCGCGCTCATGGCCGCGCCCGCCGGCGACGTGTCGCTGTCCGATCTGCAGTCGACCACCGACGCCTTACTCGAGAGCGGGGCCGACATCGGCGAGATCAACGCGGTCCGCAAGCACCTCTCGGCGCTGAAAGGCGGCCGGCTGGCCCGCCGGGCCGCCCCCGCGACGGTCGCCGGCGTGATCCTCAGCGACGTGGTCGGGAACGACCTGAGCGTGATCGCCAGCGGCCCGGTCGCCCCCGACGCGTCGACGTTCGACGACGCGCTCGCCGTTCTCGAGCGCTACGGGATCGACGCGCCCGACGCCGTCCGCGAGCGTCTCGAGCGCGGCGCGGCCGGCGAGGTCGCCGAGACGCCCGGGCCGGACGACCCGGCGTTCGAGCGCGTCTCGAACCACATTGTCGCGGACGGGATGACCGTCCTCGAGGCCGCACGGGACGCGGCGATCGAGCGGGGGTACGAGCCGCTCGTCCTCTCCTCGCGCGTTCGCGGCGAGGCCCGCGAGGCGGCGACGACCCACGTCGCGATCGCGGAGGAGATCCGGGCCACCGGAACGCCGCTCGAGCCGCCGGCCGTGGTCCTCTCCGGCGGTGAGACGACGGTGACGGTCCGGGGCGACGGGTCGGGCGGCCCGAACCAGGAGTTCGCGACGAGCGCGGCGCTGTCGCTCGCGGAGCGGGAAACGGACGTCGCGGTCGCCGCGGTCGACACCGACGGCATCGACGGCGCGACCGACGCGGCCGGCGCGCTGGTCGACCGCGCGACCGTCGAGGACCCCGACGCGGCGCGGGCAGCCCTCGCCGATAACGACGTCTATCCGTATCTCGAGTCCAGAAACGGCCTCGTTTGTACGGGGCCGACGGGAACGAACCTGAACGATCTGCGGGTACTGGTCGTCCGCTAG
- a CDS encoding DUF5518 domain-containing protein — MSPALSLRPLLEDESWRAGLVGGVAAVPFTTAAYLRTGSEVTLGPVFVAGLIAGYLVADPPARSRAANRAGVIGALPGLWLVSDGVFFIATGMESGPARMAAVVVLTLFTALLFGLAVAVAAVGARVGGWLRAKTSWLRPAGLAL; from the coding sequence ATGAGCCCCGCCCTGTCCCTCCGCCCGCTGCTCGAGGACGAGAGCTGGCGAGCCGGACTCGTCGGCGGCGTCGCTGCCGTCCCGTTCACGACCGCCGCCTACCTCCGGACGGGAAGCGAAGTCACGCTCGGTCCGGTGTTCGTCGCCGGCCTCATCGCCGGCTATCTCGTCGCCGACCCGCCGGCGCGCTCTCGAGCCGCGAACAGGGCCGGCGTCATCGGCGCGTTGCCGGGGCTGTGGTTGGTCTCCGACGGCGTGTTCTTCATCGCGACGGGGATGGAGTCGGGGCCAGCGCGCATGGCAGCAGTGGTCGTTCTGACGCTGTTTACCGCGTTGCTGTTCGGACTGGCCGTCGCGGTCGCTGCCGTCGGCGCGCGGGTCGGCGGCTGGCTACGTGCGAAGACCAGTTGGCTGCGCCCGGCCGGCCTCGCTCTGTGA
- the purH gene encoding bifunctional phosphoribosylaminoimidazolecarboxamide formyltransferase/IMP cyclohydrolase, which produces MTRIAGMAGNRGRNLLNIADRAPGGAAFAVILATDPDAPVLEGAAEREIPTEVVPLEDDMSRSEHEEAVLEALSDYEFDLVCLDGYMRILSETFLEEAPTTLNVHPALLPSFPGMDAWGDALEAGVSVTGCTVHVVTDATDEDGNVVEDDVDAGPIVTQEPIPVYEGDDEADLKERVLYEGEFRAYPRAVKWFAEGAVDVDLEAGEVTVDADVASVDDADHDGLPSRRLVSDDRADTLRYGENPHQDAAVYTDYTTDEASVVHADQLNEGAKGLSYNNYNDADGALNLIKEFDEPAAAVIKHTNPAGCATADSLSDAYEKALSTDPMSAFGGIVALNRECDAETAEQIIDSFKEVVVAPGYTDDALEVLFEKDNLRVLDVGREARSASDASGEQPRALGERTERFTEKPLVGGRLVQERDLQSISVDDLEVVTEREPTDDELETMVFAWQTLKHVKSNGILFADGTETVGIGMGQVSRVDAVRLAAMKADEHAEGKDAEGAVMASDAFFPFPDGIEEAAEAGIEAVVQPGGSVNDEDVIEAADEHGMAMAFTGQRSFRHD; this is translated from the coding sequence ATGACGCGAATCGCCGGGATGGCCGGCAACCGAGGGCGCAACCTGTTGAACATCGCCGACCGAGCGCCGGGCGGGGCCGCGTTCGCCGTGATCCTCGCGACCGATCCGGACGCGCCGGTGCTGGAGGGCGCGGCCGAGCGGGAGATTCCGACCGAAGTCGTCCCGCTCGAGGACGACATGAGTCGCAGCGAACACGAGGAGGCGGTCCTCGAGGCTCTCTCGGACTACGAGTTCGACCTCGTCTGTCTGGACGGCTACATGCGGATCCTCTCGGAGACGTTCCTCGAGGAAGCACCCACCACGCTGAACGTCCACCCCGCCCTATTGCCGTCGTTCCCCGGGATGGACGCCTGGGGCGACGCGCTCGAGGCGGGCGTCTCGGTCACGGGCTGTACGGTCCACGTCGTCACGGACGCGACCGACGAGGACGGGAACGTCGTCGAGGACGACGTCGACGCCGGCCCGATCGTCACGCAGGAGCCGATCCCGGTCTACGAGGGCGACGACGAGGCCGACCTCAAAGAGCGAGTTCTCTACGAGGGCGAGTTCCGTGCCTACCCGCGGGCAGTCAAGTGGTTCGCCGAGGGAGCGGTCGACGTGGACTTGGAGGCGGGCGAGGTCACCGTCGATGCTGACGTGGCCAGCGTCGACGACGCCGATCACGATGGCTTGCCGAGTCGGCGTCTCGTCTCGGACGACCGCGCGGACACGCTCCGCTACGGGGAAAACCCCCATCAGGATGCGGCAGTCTACACCGACTACACCACCGACGAGGCCAGCGTCGTCCACGCCGACCAGTTGAACGAGGGCGCGAAGGGGCTCTCGTACAACAACTACAACGACGCCGACGGCGCGCTGAATCTGATCAAGGAGTTCGACGAGCCCGCGGCAGCGGTCATCAAACACACCAACCCGGCGGGCTGTGCGACCGCCGACTCGCTTTCGGACGCATACGAGAAGGCCCTCTCGACGGACCCGATGAGCGCCTTCGGCGGCATCGTCGCGCTCAACCGGGAGTGCGACGCAGAAACGGCCGAGCAGATCATCGACTCCTTCAAGGAGGTCGTCGTCGCGCCGGGCTACACCGACGACGCCCTCGAGGTCCTCTTCGAGAAGGACAACCTGCGCGTACTGGACGTGGGTCGCGAGGCGCGTAGCGCCTCGGATGCGAGCGGCGAGCAGCCGCGAGCGCTGGGCGAGCGCACCGAACGGTTCACCGAGAAGCCGCTGGTCGGTGGTCGCCTCGTGCAGGAACGCGATCTGCAGTCGATCTCGGTCGACGACCTCGAGGTCGTCACCGAGCGCGAGCCCACGGACGACGAACTCGAGACGATGGTCTTCGCGTGGCAGACCCTGAAACACGTCAAGTCCAACGGCATCCTCTTCGCGGACGGCACCGAGACGGTCGGGATCGGCATGGGACAGGTCTCCCGCGTCGATGCGGTTCGGCTGGCGGCGATGAAGGCCGACGAACACGCGGAGGGGAAAGACGCCGAGGGCGCGGTGATGGCCTCGGACGCCTTCTTCCCGTTCCCGGACGGCATCGAAGAGGCCGCCGAGGCGGGCATCGAGGCGGTGGTCCAGCCCGGCGGCTCGGTCAACGACGAGGACGTGATCGAGGCGGCGGACGAACACGGGATGGCGATGGCGTTTACCGGCCAGCGGTCGTTTCGGCACGATTAG
- the purB gene encoding adenylosuccinate lyase, whose translation MTDTDALYAVSPLDGRYDGRTAPLSPYASEAALMRARVRVEVEYLIALADLEATPLELGLEEREELRSLYKHFAEEDAELIKKLETEGHAGFEATNHDVKAVEYFVRHRLPEGSDASAWIHFGLTSEDVNNLAHRLLVRDAVDEVLLPELYGVRDTLAEMAREYRDLPMLARTHGQPATPTTFGKEMAVYASRLGRATGRIQHAADDLRGKLGGASGTYAAHVAAYPDVDWQDFAEEFVTELGLEFEPLTTQVNPCDDLAALFDAFRGANDVLLDLDLDMWLYVSDRYLGQEAVEGETGSSTMPHKVNPIDFENSEGNLSKANSDLTFLADYVTTSRLQRDLSDSTVKRNIGGAFAHCLIAYGKTAAGLSKVVPNEQVMRDDLEATPEIIGEAVQTILRREGQEDAYERVKAVTRGKDVTLEDFREMFDDLEVDEDVLEELHALTPAGYTGVASELVDGLE comes from the coding sequence ATGACCGATACCGACGCCCTGTACGCCGTCTCGCCGCTGGACGGCCGGTACGACGGACGGACCGCACCACTGTCGCCGTACGCGAGCGAGGCCGCGCTCATGCGGGCCCGCGTTCGCGTCGAGGTCGAGTACCTGATCGCGCTCGCCGACCTCGAGGCGACGCCGCTGGAACTCGGCCTCGAGGAACGCGAGGAGCTACGAAGTCTCTACAAGCACTTCGCCGAGGAGGACGCCGAACTGATCAAGAAACTCGAGACGGAGGGCCACGCCGGCTTCGAGGCGACCAACCACGACGTCAAGGCCGTCGAGTACTTCGTGCGCCACCGACTGCCCGAGGGCAGCGACGCTTCGGCGTGGATCCACTTCGGGCTGACCAGCGAGGACGTGAACAACCTCGCCCATCGGCTGCTGGTCCGCGACGCCGTCGACGAGGTGTTGCTGCCCGAACTGTACGGCGTCCGCGACACGCTCGCCGAGATGGCGCGGGAATATCGGGACCTCCCGATGCTGGCCCGGACCCACGGCCAGCCCGCGACGCCGACGACCTTCGGCAAGGAGATGGCCGTCTACGCGTCGCGGCTGGGCCGTGCGACCGGCCGGATCCAGCACGCGGCCGACGACCTGCGCGGCAAACTCGGCGGCGCGTCGGGTACCTACGCGGCCCACGTCGCCGCCTATCCCGACGTCGACTGGCAGGACTTCGCAGAAGAGTTCGTGACGGAACTGGGCCTCGAGTTCGAACCGCTCACGACGCAGGTCAACCCCTGTGACGACCTCGCGGCGCTGTTCGACGCGTTCCGCGGAGCCAACGACGTCCTGCTCGATCTCGATCTGGACATGTGGCTCTACGTCTCCGATCGCTACCTCGGACAGGAGGCCGTCGAGGGCGAGACCGGCTCCTCGACGATGCCCCACAAGGTCAACCCGATCGACTTCGAGAACAGCGAGGGGAACCTCTCGAAGGCGAACTCGGATCTCACCTTCCTCGCCGACTACGTCACTACCTCCCGGCTCCAGCGGGATCTCTCGGACTCGACGGTCAAGCGCAACATCGGCGGGGCCTTCGCCCACTGCCTGATCGCCTACGGCAAGACCGCCGCCGGCCTCTCGAAAGTGGTGCCGAACGAGCAGGTCATGCGCGACGACCTCGAGGCCACCCCGGAGATCATCGGCGAGGCCGTCCAGACCATCCTCCGACGCGAGGGCCAGGAAGACGCCTACGAGCGCGTCAAAGCCGTCACCCGGGGCAAGGACGTCACCCTCGAGGACTTCCGCGAGATGTTCGACGACCTCGAGGTCGACGAGGACGTCCTCGAGGAACTACACGCGCTGACGCCGGCCGGGTACACGGGCGTGGCCAGCGAGTTGGTCGACGGGCTCGAGTGA